The genomic stretch AATATGTATTCCTTGGCTTTCTCCCTGTCCATTCCATTCCAATTCTCCAACATGGAGCAAATTGCCGCTGGTAGGATAATCATTGACAATTATTTTTGCATTTAAATAAGTTCATTAAGTTAAATTAAGAGCATCACTTTACCAGCACAATATACAAATCTGAGATCCGTCTCTGCCCCGATATGGATAGGCATAAAACTGAAACATAGTGTAAACAATTTTTGATAAGCTTAATGAAAAATTGACAGAAATACAAAATTCTGACTGCCATACCCTAACTCTATAAGACGGAGTAATATCACAACTACTCTATCTTACAAATATAAGCAATACAATTAGCGTAATACCTCCCGTCAGGCTGCTGAAGCGATCTCATAGATTTCAAGATCGACGCGGAGTCAACGAATGATAAGTCATAGCCAACAGTCTTCAATATAGCAAGTGCACAGTAAGTGCTCGCCAAATGACTGCCATTAGGTATCGGACCCTGCATACAACAATTGCGTATCCCTTAACCCTCAATCATTCAAATCATCCTAACCATACACACAAATTGGCATAACCTGTTTTAATACCTCATTATCACTGGATTCAAACTGGGAACTTCTAGAACCATGAAATCCATAAAACTGTCCTGCAATAAATTGAAATATTCCATTAAAACTTCACCTTTTCAATCAAATTCCAGCATTTAATAAGTAAAGATTgcatttttttctcataaaaagcACAGTACCATTTTCCAGTTCAGCCTCATTCCTCGGATGAGCTTGTAACGATAAAACCCAATTAATCACCCCAGCTTTGTCAACCTAATTTCGAAAAGAAAAATCAAtcataaattttaacaaatttcaaGAATGCAAAAAATTTATGCTGCATTGATTAAAAATCACTGAGAAtaacttgaaattaaaattgaatggAGAAATTGGGAGTACACGATCGAGACCGCCGAGGATATCGAGGCCGGAGATGGCGAAGTAGGCGAGAGTTAAGCGGTTGATCTCTTGGCCCTGATACGCCGACGGCAATAGCTCCAGCATCATCTGTGAGTAGCAGAGGTGGCGATCTCTGTCGAAGAAGTCCAGAGCAGAAGTCGGGCCCGGATCCGGGTCGGTCGGATCCCAGTAGGCGTCGTCGTCCTCCGCCATGGGGTTTCGTGGAGATGGAGGAAGTGAAGAGTCTGAGACGGAGGTCGTTAGTTGACTTTTTAGTCAGATTAGTCGTTTAATTGGTcgaaggaaaaaaacaaaacagcgTATCTTTGAGCTTCGCCTTATAAAATCGATCGTGTAAAAATTTGTGTTTATTAACCACATCTAAActtcttttcaaaaaattttcaaaaaaaaaaaaaaaaaaaacttcttttcGAAAAAATAACCACATCTAAACCCAAAGAGTTAATTTTAGCAAGGCTCCCTTAAGAAAAGAGATTAGAGATTAGAGAATAAGAAAAGAGTCAACAAGCTCCTTGATCAACTAGGCTTGATGGTATCAACACCCACTCTCTATTCCATGCCCTTTCTCAAATGCATTTACAACacttaaaaaacaattaatatttatgcaaaGTGTTGCACATACATTAGAAATGAAGGGAAGAGATGAATATAAGGTGGAGAGTCACGAAGGATGTCTATTGACATTGACATTATACATAAACCACCAGGCTTGTTTCTTAATGAACCTACCTCAAGTCTTGATTCGACAAGTGTTTATAGCGTAGtagaaaaaaagttaaagacATAGCGAAAAGTGACAACATAGTTTTCATGACAATTCATCAGCCTTCTTTTAGGAATCAATGCTCCTTGATTGCATCATAATTCTTGCTAGGTAAAACTTCGCTCATAGTTTGACATGCAACTAGAGGAGATAAGTAAATAGGCACAGAAACTagaaagaaaattgaagaaacaaaaatgtcattgccaaaatatgatagtctatGATGATAAATGACAACAATAATAGTTtgaaactaaatttaaaattgtcaaaCAAAAGACATCTGCTAGAACTAAATCAAacctaaatataaatttttttttttattcccaCAGTGTTTTTTTATTCCAATTTATTTCTTTCAGATAATTTATAGACTATaacataaaaacataattttttattttgggctTCTGGACTAAATATATTCGGCCCATAAATGTCTCATGTCCAATCCTCTTATATGGTACAAACGCCACAAAGTGAGAATTTCTTCCCACTGAAAGTCTAAAGCCCACaccattatgatttatgaatgtGAAATTAAGGTGACAAattatatgatttatgaatGTGAAATTAAGGTGacaaattacatatttatttttagtatattaaagttcattttttaatatattgaatgtttattttttaaaaaaaatgaactttcaaaaaataaacattcagtatactaaaaatacttttttttttttgaatcagtGGTCCATATTGCAATATGAATCATGGTTCCCgtataatgaattaattattgtattaaagtGGAGAGGATAAGTAGCTTTCCATCAAGGTAGATCTTGAATTCCCaaataaattgatatattataaagtGAGATAACATTTCAAATCTgaatttttatacataaaaaattTTAGAATGTAATCTAAAAGTAAACTATATATAGTTAAAGAGTTCTACACTAAATTTTTCTCTGAGTAAGAGAGTAAGAGACTGTCGTTGTGGTCACGACTCATTATCATACTGAATCTTGATTAGTTTCACATTGACATATGCAAAAAgtaggctatatatatatatataatgcattccAAGTATTGATTAGTTGGTGAGCaagtaaattatattgtttggggGTGATCATCAAGACAATAAACAAGTAATTTGGAATCTATAGCTGCAAAAGCATATTTATCTTCATGCATTAATCACGTGACCCCGATTAAGAGATTCATTATTATTTCCTAAATTACTTTCCAACTATATGTACTAAGCAAACAATAATGtgtataaaacaaattaaactaaagtaGAAGGgtgtcactttttatttttttaaaattagttttttcttttaaaatatttgcaTGAAAATGAGCTAAAGGCATATTCCTCCATTAAAGGAGAGATTGATTAGATTGCAGGGAATTAGATTCTTCCCCCACCCAGCCCCACATTACAACATTTTCTTTTACACACTACAGCACATGTGCACATCATGCATACATTATTTTCTGTGAGATTTGATCCCATCTCTAATgtcctctattttttttttcttaattctatttttattcattcataCTTTACCCCATCAGATTTGTTGGTGGATCGGAGGGTTGAGATACCATCGAAACGTGGCGTTGATTGTTATGCAAGTATGATGAAATAAAGTTGAGCGTTCGTTATAATTACTAGCTATTAGTTTAGTGTAGTGGCCTGGTAAGCACTTTATCTTGACAAAATTCAATTGAATATGAACCAATAGAGCTTTCAAATTGTGTTGGGATCAAATGTTTATCACTTTGTCAAAAGCTCTAACCAAAAACGAAGATgtaacattatttttgtacactTGCGTGACGACCAAAACCACATTTCGATGGTAATGGAGAATATGCACGGAGTAATCTGCTCGGCAAGATACGCCCACTTTCCGGTCACCGGGTAGGGCATGACATTAGGCTGTCGGAAGCAAGGCACACCTAGGCCAGTGCGGACGTCAACCAGGAAGTGACCGATCAAGGTAATGCTAATTCCTCATCCCAACCACAATCGGTCGACTAGAGAACTAGCTTCATGGCAATTGTAGGTCGTATAGAACTAATGTATGACACATGGAAGACAAGTCAAGATACCGGCACGTCCCCGAAATCTTCCTATATAAGGTGCATTAATTAATTGCGTCATGAAAATGGGGAGAGATCAGACACCTCTAAAAATCTTTGACTCATTTTCCGTCTGGCTATCTGAAAGTGACCATATTGTTGAGCATGGTATTCACACCATACATACACTATTAGATGGTAAAATGTTGAATTAGGTCATCTAGGCCTCCACCGAACACATTATATAtcatactaaaaatgaaataatttaagattgaaaatttcattttcttgaatAAGGTAGGTATTATGCTAGACCATATAGAAAAAATTTTACTTCGTATAAAATTAAGGAAAACAATACTTTTTATCTTCCAGCTATACCTGTTCCTACATTTTCACTCATTATTTTCTGAAGTGAATTTCTTTTGGTTCTTGAGTTTTGTTAAGGTTGGATCAATTAGAGGACGGAAAAAACTACTTCGCAAACAACTAATAAACAAAATATGACGACAATATAAttgagggacgaaaagtgatactccgtatatatttcATTATAATTTGGATGAAAAGGttttttctctctaaaattaattaaaatggggTATGGTTTAGTAGAATATCGgaataagaaaataatgattgggaattaaattattgtaagaaaTGAATTAAAGGTTGATTTATGTTGGACCACATCTTATATTGCCCTCCCTTCAATGGGACATCTTCTGCCATTATTTCTCTTCTTTCCAGCTTTAACATAGACACTGTAAACCACCACGTACATATAAATATGGCATGTTGAATTCAAAGTTTTTAGCCACATTACCATTTTAATTTCgtaattttctttctatttagtttagaaaaaaattaaaaatattttctttttcaaaaaaaaaaaagaagaagaagaagaagaagaagtcttTAATTGCTACTCTATATCTGAGGATAGGACCTGCCTTTGACTGCTTTTCATACTCTGACATCATATATCTTTATGCATTTCAAAATGGTGTGGGCAAGTAAATTAAAGGTGAATCTAATAAATATACTAAATTCTAGCTTTTGAATTGAACAAGTGTTGATTATTGACCCTATCATTTCCTCCGtaattattaattcaatttttaatttatcataaaaaaattttactatttgttTTGTTCGCAAACTGGTCCTCATTGTTGAATTTCTTCTTTACCCTCTAGTATTATGACTTTGATTTAATgatatttgagttttttttttaaaaagtaaattaaatacaaatcaTAAGTTGGACCCTAACTTTGCATGCATGACTAATTATGTTTGTGCTGACTGGAATACGAGACATTTGGTAAAATGGGAAACAATTTACGGCACCTCATTCACACCCTTGTGAGTTACAAAGTAGTATTTTATAGTTTAGTAAAATTGTTGgaattattaattatgtatagtatttcattatattgaataattattaattggaATATATAAATGGGAAAATCTCACTTCTTGGAAATTGGTATACATGAACTAACAAAGTTACAAACGACAACACAACTTACACAAGAAATGTGTTGGTAATGGTTACTAATATATACCAAAAATGTGAATGAAGACACactacacacatatatatagtaccATGCATGAGGTTAGGGTTTATCTCCCTAcaaataaaagtaatatatatatattattacatgTTCTAAATTTAGAAAATCTCGAGTGATGCAATTACATTACATtagttgtatacttgtataGTAGTGATATCAGTTAATTTTTATAAagctaataaatatttttttaaaataaaatattacaatacTTATCAAAATCATTTCATCACGgggataaaattaaatttgagagGTATAACATTTCTTTTTGCAAATTAATGTATTATTTCCGTAAGAAGTGGTCGAGTGGGTGAACCATGATTCTCATATCTAAGAGTCATATTAACTGAATCTCTTTAGTTCGACTCATCTTTTCTGTGTGGTCTTGAGAGCTGTTTTTGGTTCACAAATAATACACAGTGCATTGCATATAGGAGCGTGCTGTCTGTCTTCTCGGTCGGACCATGCAAGAAAAGCACCCCCTAACGAATTTCTTGGCctcatattcttcttcttctgtgcTTCACTCTGCTGATGGGGACCGTCATCCACTTTATTACTTTAATTTCACTTCTGCtttagtacatatatatagtatacctAGGACAAGGtactataattaaataattttatatgctGGTTTGTGTATATCGCAAGATGAGACTAATTTGCCTGAACCTCTATAGGtctaaaaatgattattttgtatttaagtGATGACTCTCATTTTATATCATATATCACTCCATTCTTAATCCCTTTTTATGCTCGAATCAAAGTGTTTATTGGGGTTTTGAACTAAAAGGTTGCGTTTTATGCTCAGTGACGCCCAATTGCACTATGATGAGAGGAATTtataaaaggaagaaaaaacatGTCTAATTGGAGCAAAATGCATAGGAAAGAGCGCATCATacataagaaaaattgaaaaaagacgCGCAAAAGGACCACAAGCCGAGTTCGTGACGTGGAAGCAAGGCTACGCACCTACGGGCGGTGGTGCAAGTCCCGTGCATAACTCAACAACATGACCGATTTTTCGCACGGACGTTGCACACCCGTGCTATGCAAATGCGCGCGGCACAAGCAGTCGCACGCCCGTGCAACACCAGTGTGTCAAACCCTAGAAGAGCAATATAAAAGTCCATTTTTCCAGATCTGGGAGACATTAACAGCAGTAGAGAAGATATTTAGTTTGCACTTTAAAATTCTAGATAGGTTTTAGCTTAGATCTTTCTCTAGTTTTCTTGGAAGAAGTTGTGCTATTTTCACTTGACACTCTTAAGCTTTGGAGGGTGTTCACTACATCAACTTGGAATTTGCAATAGAGAAGTTTTCCTTCATTTACAAGAGTGTTTATTATTACACAAGTACGTGTCTAACTCCCAATCCTTAATAAAGCCATATTTTTACCCGTAATACTCATCATTATTTTTTACCGCAATTATTAAGTGAGAAAATCTTTAATACATACATCTCCCGATATATAGTTGAAGATGAAACCCTAACCGGGTGTCATCTTACTACTATGCCAAAagttgtaattatattaatagtgAATGCGTAACTTTATTTAACTATACTTGCATAACAATCAACATCACATTTTGATGACATGATGTTGGACTTAGCTCTAAGAGGCTACCCAAGACGGGAAACGATGAATATTatcaagagagagagagagagagagagagagagagagagagagagagagagagagagagagagagagagagagagagagagagagagagagagagagagagagagagagagagagagagagagagagagagagagagagagagagagagagagagagagagagagagagagagagagagagagagagagagagagagagagagagagagagagagagagagagagagagagagagagagagagagagagagagagagagagagagagagagagagagagagagagagagagagagagagagagagagagagagagagagagagagagagagagagagagagagagagagagagagagagagagagagagagagagagagagagagagagagagagagagagagagagagagagagagagagagagagagagagagagagagagagagagagagagagagagagagagagagagagagagagagagagagagagagagagagagagagagagagagagagagagagagagagagagagagagagagagagagagagagagagagagagagagagagagagagagagagagagagagagagagagagagagagagagagagagagagagagagagagagagagagagagagagagagagagagagagagagagagagagagagagagagagagagagagagagagagagagagagaggtacAACAATGGACCCAACGTTGGGAAACATATAGGAATGGAACAACGAATGGACATTGCCTAGTGATATGATGCTACGTTTTGCTTCAAACCTTTCACACTTTGGGCAAAACCTCTTTCTTAAATTGGAACCTacatttattagaaaattaGTGAAAtatgtgattatatatattttccattttaaaaataataatatactgtacttttctaaattaaacaatgaaaatagataataataaattaaatatttatttattagattaaaatatCTTTATTCTCAAGCCTAGCTATAAGGTATGTCCAAACCTAGAGATTTCTAGGTGCATCACTAGACGAATATCTTTATAAAAGTGTAGtaactaatattttttatacacaatatatatttttttttttcagtttttatgACCAATGCTAGTTAAGTTGGTTGGAAAGTTGACTTAATAACTATAAGATAAGTTTGACTTTATGCGGCAGTTATCTATTGGTCTTTTTGATTTATCAGACTTCGCTCATAACGCACTTATGAGTACTAAGTGCAAACTTGTTCGTAAATCAAAATTCTTTCAGTCTCGAGTGGATGTagcttatatatttttatagtacATTGCAAGCAATGTATGTTGATTATGATTATAAGAATTGAAGTGTAATTATACGAGTTTGTGTGGACAGGCCAGCCGGCCGGGGATGAGAAGGAAGCTTCGATGGTGATTGCTGACGTGCACTTCTCACCAGCATTTATGTATGTTTGCCTCTTTGATTTCGTACGTACGAATTGAAGTGCCATCAATGTAGTACTACGTACGTGTATTTAACAATTAGGGTTTTCAGTGTGAAAAGAATGAAATTGTTAGGGTTGTAGATATATTTTCCTATATGCATATATGCCACCaccttttataattttttaaaaatacatgaCTACTTGAGGAAAGCTAgtaaacaaattatataaattgtgacCACACCACACTAATAGTGTTAATTACCATAATGGGTCTCGACGTCTCACTTGATTCAATGCCACTCCAAAAGACGAAGTCCATCTTGCATTGTATGTCACCCGCATTTGCAGAGATCTTGATGCAATAGTTTAATTCTCTATGAACATGACGAATATTACGCGCGTACACCTCACTTCCCACTCAAAACCAACATGATGCCATTATTAACGAATTGAACGCTCTTCTCCACAGTCGTCACTAACAAATCACTTtccaaattttcatttttattttatatatacaacataTTATTACCGGAAATGTTATCTCTACAAAATACTACTCCATAATGCTTTTACTATCCGTAATAATTTTGTCTACTTTTCATTGTGACTTAACGTCATGACCTGCATAAGATAATACAAGATTTGATGAAAGGTCGTCCGAGCGGGGATTACACAAAAAAGAGAAGGTGGGTATATTATCCATATAACTAATCAAGAAATTACAAAgcctaaaagtgaaattaatgaCTAGGTAAAACAAAAAGAGAGTAATAGGAAGGAGCTAACaagaacaaaaatatatataaataaaggaCCCTCCTTTATCTTTTTCCCAAtccacttctctctctctctccctcactATACTTCTCCTTTATCTCTCTCTGCAACCCTTCTTCATTGATGTGATTCTCCACCATAAAACTCATCAACCTTTTACAAAAGAGGAGAGAATTTAAGCATATatcatcaaaaaataaaaataaaatcagcaCCCACCACCATGGTTTTCTCTTCTGTTCCGGTCTATCTAGATCCTCCCAATTGGCCTAACCAGGTACGTCCTCAAGCACCAAAAAAAGTTCGTTATTTTCAAAAGAAAGAGCATAAAAGATGGATATTTGggggagattttttttttttttttgggattattGATAATATTCTTGTTCTATCTTTTATTTCGATTtgaatatactaatatatactAACATAAACTTAATGATACTTAAATTAGACGAACCTAACCTTGTAGTAGCAGAAAAtttagaataatttttattttttaatttgttgattttgatgtGAGCAGCATGGTGATGGGGTTGATGGGAGTGAGAGTTCGGCGCTACTTTCGGCGGCTTTGGTGGCGCAGGGGCAGCCGCAGCTGCAGCCGCCTGCGGCGGCTGGCGGCGGGATAAGGCCGGGATCGATGACGGAGAGGGCGAGGCTGGCTAAGATCCCTATCCCGGAGGCGGCGCTGAAGTGTCCGCGTTGCGAGTCGACTAACACCAAGTTTTGCTACTTCAACAATTACAGCTTGTCGCAGCCGCGCCATTTTTGCAAGACTTGCCGGAGATACTGGACCCGAGGCGGCGCGCTGAGGAACGTCCCAGTCGGCGGCGGCTGCCGCCGCAACAAGAGAAGCAAAGGGAGCCGATCCAAGTCCCCCGCCCGAGCCGCCGCCGACGCGCCCAGCTCCAGCTCCAACAACGCTCATCGCCACGCCGATATTATATCGGCGGCTCCGAGCCACCAtttgccgccgccgccgccgcagatACCGTTCCTCCCACCTCTCACCGGCTTCGCGCCGCCGGACCTCGGCTTAAATTTCGGCGCGAACGAAATGGAATTCCCGGCGGGAAACAACTCCGGCGCCGGCGGCATAAATTTATCCGCTCGGTTCGCCGATTTGTTCAGACTCCAACAAGGAATCACGCAACTCCCTTTCTTATCCGGCCTGGATCACCCCGCCGGCGGCATGTTCCAATTCGAAACCGGAATCGATCAATACGTCGCCGGAGCCACAGATCATCTCGGAGCAAAACCCTTCGAAACCGGCGGCAATCTGGTAAATGTGAAGCTAGAAGAACACAATAACAACAATGCCTTAAATTTATCAAGAAACTTTCTGGGAATGTCAGGAAATGATCAATTCTGGAGTGGCAATAATGGCTTCGCAGCAGATCTGTCTGGTTTTGCTTCTTCTACTGGCCGACTGTTGTGATTTCTCTTCTTCCTAAAAAACcctaattgttaaatttatacaaaaaaaaaaagggggtttTCTGAAACATAATCTGCAGACTGGGAAGGATGAAAGAAGACAATTACTAAATCTCAATCTGCCGGGAAGATGTGTTAAATTAAAACTCTCTTTTTTGTTTCCGATGGTAGGTTGATTAAATTCCGGTACCATTTTTTGGTTCTTTATCTATCCTAATATGGATTATATGTTCATGGATTTAGGTTATGTTAGCTAGCTATGTGTTCATGATGTTCATTAATATTTGATGACATATGAGGgcttgattaatataattaccagTACCACGCTAAAACCTTAGTTTTCTACATATATGCAGTAAGTCTTGTGTGAGATGTCTGTATCCATtgtaaatatcaaattaaacacaGGTATTCAATAACGGCATGCTATTTATTGTTTGATTATTCTCATGGTCTTTGCATAATTCATTACATGCAAGAAGAGTATGCCATTACTCAAGAAGATATTTGAACATTTAATTTGGATGACACTTCCACATAGTAAAAAAACTTATAATCTAAttgtataaaagtataaattcGTGGTCGACTCTAATGTTTTTGAGTAAAATTAACATACACATACATGTTAAGATACAATAGTATGTACTAGGTTTGCCAAGTCATTTGTGACTAATCAAGTTTAATTTGTGATTTGATCATGGTTAAGGTACTCACTAAAATGATGGTACTTGTCGCAATGTCGCCTATTTTGTTTAGTCACCTAGAAAAACTCATAGTCACTGTCCGAGGGTGTGTATTGATTACCAGAAAACATATTTACCTATATGTTACCTGCAATAATTTAGGATGTTAGTATCACATCAATTATAAGCTAATCATGGGTAGCAATAGAATTGCATATATAGACTCATAAATGAAGCTAAGTGCAATAAATGCAAGCTTCTCTAGTAGTCTTCCCCATGCCCTGCAAGTCTTGAAAAAATTTTCTTTACTCACTCCCATTCAACAAAAAACACCCTTCATGGGAAGCTTCGGAATCCCACTTTCTCAGTCTAttctcatttccatttttgaGGCCAACATTAAGCAATTCCTGCTTTTGGAAGCCCTCTGAATACATCTCTGATTGACCCAACAGTGCATGAGAAATGTATAGAGACTCATAAATGAAGCTTCAGTTCAGTCCATACTTCAACTTAAATCTCATTCAACTTACCATACAAATACCCGTAACCACTGCTCGAAGGTACAATCGTGATAAAACTTGTCTTATAATCCTAAACAGCAAAGAATCACAAGGAGCTGAACCAATATAGGTTATCCATAACTGACCCGAATAGACAAATTTCACATAAAAAAGTTGAATTTAGAACCTTGTGTCTGCCTAGCTAACTGTCTGACCAAATTTCACTAGGATTGTCTCGTGTGTTTTCTTCTTGACTCCTCGGAATCTGTAGTATTGATTTCAGTTCAGAAACTCCGAAATAAAAAATCACACTTTTGGGAGTTTTCGCCGGAGTTTTTGTTAGGTTTTTACCCTCAGCTCCATCCCAAGAGAAGCGTCCCGGCGGGGATGATTTGAAAGTAGGCCGTGCCGCAATGGTTTTAAGCTAACAGCTTTTAGCTTTTGCTTTAATCTGTACAGTTTAACGACTAATTGCAGACTGCTGCAAAAACACCAACGAGGAATGAATTAATTACTTCCATAAAGATTTGATGGGTTGAGTACTTTGAGATTATTgacaaaaaggaaaaagcaaaaaacgccaaattttcactcaaaaccaTGCAAAAGCAACTAGCTTAGctaccaattttaaaaacatcTTAGGAGGGAAAACCTTGGAGCTTGCTTTGCTTGCATTCATAGTCAAACCACAGTTTGGTCTTTCTTGTTCTTTAGTGTGCCCAAAGTAACACTGTTTAAAGCTAGCTTAccctttttcttgttttcctcCAAGCctactttaattaattagtttccACATTGGTACCATGAAGGATTGAATAGATTGGGCTAACCCTATCCAATTTGGTTAAGTGGTTCACTTTATTACAAAATTTGATCCATGATAGGAGCAGTTTATTAGTCTTTTTTGTTTGAACTAACTATGAACAAATTATGTTGTTTTAACTCCTTGTAGTCTTTTGTCAACTAGGGAACTGCCTTATATTCCATTGGGTTGGGGGAGGACTTGTGTTGGGCGGCGGCTCGAAGAGCCAAGTCTAACATCTTATCATGAAAACATAGCGCTGACTATTACGTAAGAATAAGAGAATAAAGTTGTccattcgctactagctataacttttggcttAGCGACCTATTGAACTTCTTGATTTAGGTCGATTACTTATGAACAAATTAGGTCATTTTaactccttgtgatcctttgacAACTAGCTAGGAAACTGCCTTATATTTCATTGGGTGGAGGCTATCAAAATGCTTATTGCAATGCTTGAA from Ipomoea triloba cultivar NCNSP0323 chromosome 12, ASM357664v1 encodes the following:
- the LOC115998302 gene encoding geranylgeranyl transferase type-1 subunit beta; protein product: MAEDDDAYWDPTDPDPGPTSALDFFDRDRHLCYSQMMLELLPSAYQGQEINRLTLAYFAISGLDILGGLDRVDKAGVINWVLSLQAHPRNEAELENGQFYGFHGSRSSQFESSDNEGPIPNGSHLASTYCALAILKTVGYDLSFVDSASILKSMRSLQQPDGSFMPIHIGAETDLRFVYCAAAICSMLENWNGMDREKAKEYILNCQSYDGGFGLTPGSESHGGATYCAIASLRLMGLIEDDLFSKTGTSCCINVPLLLDWTLQRQGADGGFQGRLNKPSDTCYAFWVGGVLKILGANKLIDKKGLHDFLYTCQSQYGGFGKVPGALPDLYHSYYGFCAFSLLEEPGLASICIELGITDSAVCGF
- the LOC115998404 gene encoding dof zinc finger protein DOF3.6-like: MVFSSVPVYLDPPNWPNQHGDGVDGSESSALLSAALVAQGQPQLQPPAAAGGGIRPGSMTERARLAKIPIPEAALKCPRCESTNTKFCYFNNYSLSQPRHFCKTCRRYWTRGGALRNVPVGGGCRRNKRSKGSRSKSPARAAADAPSSSSNNAHRHADIISAAPSHHLPPPPPQIPFLPPLTGFAPPDLGLNFGANEMEFPAGNNSGAGGINLSARFADLFRLQQGITQLPFLSGLDHPAGGMFQFETGIDQYVAGATDHLGAKPFETGGNLVNVKLEEHNNNNALNLSRNFLGMSGNDQFWSGNNGFAADLSGFASSTGRLL